TATTGGATATTGCAAGAAGTAGTTTGTACTATACACCAATTATTAACAATAGAGAGATTACAATAAAAAACCATATCCAAAAAATCTATGAGGAGATACCAATCTATGGGTATCTAAAAGTTCATAGACAACTTTTAGAAGATGGGTTTAGTGTGAGTCCTAATACAGTACAGAAATACCGTAAAGAGTTAGGATTAAAGCCAATATTAGCTATTAAAGTACCAAATACCTCTCAACCAATAAAAGAGCATCCAATACACTCTTATAAACTAAAAGGAATTGAGATAATAAGAGCAAATCAAGTATGGTCAACAGATATTACCTATATTCGTATCAAGGGTGGATTTGTATATCTTGCTGCAATTATCGATTGGTATTCTAAAGCCGTATTAAGTTGGAGAATATCAAATACCATGGATACAGATTTGGTTATGAGTGTTTTAAATGAAGCATTGTCACTTTATGGTAAACCAGAGATATTTAACACAGATCAAGGAAGTCAATATACATCATATATTCATACAGATACTCTCAAACAAAATGGTATTACAATATCAATGGATGGGAAAGGACGAGCTACTGATAATATTTGTATTGAGAGATTCTGGCGAAGTGCTAAAGTAGAAAAAATCTACCTTAATGAATATGAAAGAGTATCAACACTCAAAGATGATATAAAAGAGTATATTGAGTTTTATAATTATAGAAGATTTCATGAAACTTTAGAGTATAAAAAACCAATGAATGTTT
The sequence above is a segment of the Deltaproteobacteria bacterium genome. Coding sequences within it:
- a CDS encoding IS3 family transposase; translated protein: MSRKRTTFSTEFKTKIVLEVLKGDKTINEIASANNITQKNIQNWKATFLANAEMAMEPSKAVQEYKDENLKLQTQLDEYAKALGKVTVERDWLQGKLSSLDSLNKKGLVESELKEISITRQCELLDIARSSLYYTPIINNREITIKNHIQKIYEEIPIYGYLKVHRQLLEDGFSVSPNTVQKYRKELGLKPILAIKVPNTSQPIKEHPIHSYKLKGIEIIRANQVWSTDITYIRIKGGFVYLAAIIDWYSKAVLSWRISNTMDTDLVMSVLNEALSLYGKPEIFNTDQGSQYTSYIHTDTLKQNGITISMDGKGRATDNICIERFWRSAKVEKIYLNEYERVSTLKDDIKEYIEFYNYRRFHETLEYKKPMNVYYDSLKINDEHYTNTKENVA